The following are encoded together in the Rhizobium brockwellii genome:
- a CDS encoding sulfite oxidase — MPTPQQPSLIVRQKSPQNIEFPFSSLSDWLIPTELFFVRNHFPSPDLDARDWRLRVGGAVERPIELDLDSIKAMRSTTFTAVVECAGNGRVYYEPPKEGLQWQNGAVGNAAWTGVLLREILEMAGVKRTACEVLLAGADSGVVDANKKTASPGPIAFARSLPLEKAVADSTILAYSMNEEPLTRDHGYPLRAVVGGWFGMAWVKWITDITVVEQPFLGYWQARDYFRWERSLGEPRLVPLAEMEVKAQIARPVQGARLIAGQPYRIFGAAWSGEAGIRQVQVCTGDGRGWREARLLETEHPFAWRLWEYMWTPEEVGRYTLRCRAIDKAGCVQPDLQRSDCESYAANWIVPVEVTVVPEPQTYEEEFVI; from the coding sequence ATGCCGACACCACAGCAACCCAGCCTGATAGTTCGACAGAAATCCCCACAGAATATCGAGTTTCCGTTTTCGTCGCTCTCCGATTGGCTGATCCCAACCGAGCTGTTCTTCGTGCGAAACCATTTCCCGTCGCCGGACCTCGATGCGCGAGACTGGCGCTTGCGCGTTGGCGGGGCCGTAGAGCGGCCGATCGAACTTGACCTCGACAGCATCAAGGCGATGCGGAGCACGACTTTCACCGCCGTCGTCGAGTGCGCAGGGAACGGGCGCGTCTACTATGAGCCGCCGAAGGAGGGGTTGCAGTGGCAGAACGGAGCCGTCGGCAATGCCGCGTGGACAGGTGTTCTTCTGCGCGAGATTTTGGAAATGGCGGGCGTTAAGCGAACCGCATGTGAGGTCCTGCTCGCAGGCGCCGACAGCGGCGTCGTCGACGCGAACAAGAAAACAGCTTCTCCCGGCCCCATCGCTTTTGCGCGCAGTTTACCGCTTGAGAAGGCCGTCGCTGACAGCACGATCCTTGCCTATTCGATGAACGAGGAGCCGTTGACGCGCGATCACGGCTACCCGCTACGCGCGGTCGTGGGTGGCTGGTTCGGCATGGCTTGGGTCAAGTGGATCACTGATATCACGGTTGTGGAACAACCGTTCCTTGGCTACTGGCAGGCGCGCGACTATTTCCGTTGGGAGCGCAGCCTCGGGGAACCCAGGCTGGTCCCCCTTGCGGAGATGGAGGTCAAAGCGCAGATCGCGCGTCCCGTACAGGGGGCGCGTCTCATCGCCGGCCAACCGTACCGGATTTTCGGAGCCGCCTGGAGCGGAGAGGCTGGTATCCGGCAGGTGCAGGTCTGCACTGGAGATGGCAGGGGCTGGCGCGAGGCAAGGCTCCTCGAAACAGAACATCCCTTTGCATGGCGCTTGTGGGAGTACATGTGGACCCCTGAAGAAGTGGGGCGATATACACTGCGATGTCGCGCGATCGATAAGGCGGGATGCGTGCAGCCCGACCTCCAGCGTTCCGACTGCGAGAGCTACGCGGCCAATTGGATCGTTCCGGTGGAGGTTACGGTCGTTCCCGAGCCACAGACGTACGAGGAGGAATTCGTGATCTAG
- a CDS encoding class I SAM-dependent methyltransferase, with amino-acid sequence MEAAELRYNWADPDVYETFIGRWSEHLASPFLTRANIAPGSRVLDVACGTGVLSKALAEAGAHVIGVDASEGYLEGARRRRSHPNIAYEHGDVRHMRFDTNFFDAAVSTLALDVIPEIEQVVAEMMRVTRPGGVVASAVTQFLGGMPAFDLVINTGAVLEADFARLRSMRAGRQLFWPNGQATLWRKIGLVDVTEVPVVVDCEYASFADYWATFTDGPGSITSILMALSDDARGSIEQHVRAGYLVGLPDGPRSFPMMFRVVRGLVPA; translated from the coding sequence ATGGAAGCCGCAGAATTGCGATATAATTGGGCCGATCCCGACGTCTACGAGACATTCATAGGGCGCTGGAGCGAACATCTGGCGAGCCCATTTCTCACCCGTGCCAATATTGCTCCGGGCAGTCGCGTGCTCGATGTAGCATGTGGGACAGGTGTGTTGTCGAAAGCACTGGCCGAGGCGGGAGCGCATGTGATCGGTGTTGACGCATCGGAGGGATACCTGGAAGGAGCCCGCCGTCGACGATCCCACCCCAATATCGCATATGAACACGGCGATGTCCGGCACATGCGGTTCGACACCAACTTTTTCGATGCGGCCGTTTCCACGCTGGCCCTGGACGTTATCCCGGAAATTGAACAGGTCGTTGCCGAGATGATGCGCGTCACCCGTCCAGGCGGCGTGGTCGCGTCCGCCGTTACTCAGTTCTTGGGCGGCATGCCCGCCTTCGATCTCGTCATTAACACCGGCGCCGTGCTTGAGGCCGACTTCGCCAGGCTGAGATCCATGCGGGCGGGGCGCCAGCTCTTCTGGCCTAATGGTCAGGCGACGTTGTGGCGGAAGATCGGCCTCGTCGACGTGACGGAGGTTCCCGTTGTCGTGGATTGCGAGTATGCGTCCTTCGCGGATTATTGGGCTACGTTCACCGACGGCCCAGGCAGCATCACAAGCATATTGATGGCACTTTCGGACGACGCCCGCGGTTCGATCGAACAGCATGTTCGTGCCGGGTATCTGGTTGGCTTGCCCGATGGACCCCGGTCATTTCCCATGATGTTCCGTGTGGTGCGTGGCTTGGTCCCGGCCTGA
- a CDS encoding MarR family winged helix-turn-helix transcriptional regulator, protein MATKSPQDDFEGEDAPATPGLDVGRLGDLLGFHLRMAHVAIYRDFAETMEELALTQKQLAVMELVAGNPGASQIDLANTLGTDRATMMALVNRLAARDLIERRPSAADRRRQELHLTKAGHAMLARARALIDRHEQRFIELFSRDELDALLAALKRIYKRN, encoded by the coding sequence ATGGCGACAAAATCACCGCAGGACGATTTCGAGGGCGAAGATGCGCCCGCGACGCCGGGCCTCGACGTCGGCCGGCTTGGCGACCTGCTGGGATTTCATCTGCGCATGGCGCATGTCGCGATCTATCGCGACTTCGCCGAAACCATGGAGGAACTGGCGCTGACGCAGAAGCAACTGGCGGTGATGGAACTTGTCGCCGGCAATCCGGGCGCATCGCAGATCGACCTTGCCAATACGCTCGGCACCGACCGGGCGACGATGATGGCCCTCGTCAACCGGCTGGCAGCCCGCGACCTGATCGAGCGCCGCCCCTCCGCGGCCGACCGCCGTCGCCAGGAACTTCATCTGACGAAGGCGGGACACGCAATGCTCGCCCGGGCGCGTGCGCTAATCGATAGGCACGAGCAGCGTTTCATCGAGCTGTTTTCGCGCGACGAACTGGATGCGCTGCTAGCTGCGCTGAAGCGGATATACAAGAGAAACTGA